TCGGCGCGCGCCTTGAAGTCCGCGAAGTTCTCCGCGTCGAGGAGTCCGAACGCGCCGACCGCCTGCTCGCGCCCCGCGCCGCCCAATCGCTGTACGTCGCCCTCGCCGATCTCGTCGCCCGCGGCGAGGATCATCAGGCGCTCCACGGTATTGCGCAACTCGCGCACGTTGCCGGGCCAGGGCATCTCGGCGAGCCTGTCCAGCGCGGACGCCGTCAGGGTGCGTCTGGGCAGCCGCTGCTGCTCCGCCGCGGCCGTCGCGAAGTGCTTCACCAGCGGCGCGATGTCCCCGCTGCGCTCGCGCAGCGGCGGCAGATGGATCGGCACCACGTTCAGGCGGAAATACAAGTCTTCGCGGAAGCGGCCCTCCTGGATCTCGTGCTCCAGGTCCTTGTTCGTCGCCGCGACCACGCGCACGTCCACCTGAATCGGCGCCGCGCCCCCCACGCGCGTGATGATCCCCTCCTGCAAGGCGCGCAGCACCTTGGACTGCGCGGCGGGGCTCATGTCGCCTATTTCGTCCAGGAAAAGCGTGCCGCCGTCCGCCTGCTCGAACTTGCCGGCGTGATCGGCTATCGCGCCCGTGAACGAGCCCTTCATGTGGCCGAACAGCTCGCTCTCGATGAGCTCCGCGGGGATGGCCGCGCAGTTCACCTCGACGAAGGGTGCGTCGCTCCTGGGCGACAGGCGGTGCAGCGCGCGCGCGACCAGTTCCTTGCCGGTGCCGTTTTCGCCGCTGATCAGCACGCGCGCGTCGGTCGGGGCCACCTTCTCCACCCTGTCCAGCACGGCTTGAATCGCGGCGCTGTCGCCGACGATCTCGTGCCGGGACTCCACCTCGCCACGCAGGCGCTCGTTTTCCCGCTCCAGCCCACTGCGCTCCAGCGCGTTGCGCAGGGTGACCAGCACGCGGTCGGTGTCCAGCGGCTTTTCCAGGAAGTCCCAGGCGCCCAGTCGGGTGGCTTCGACGGCGGTCTCGATGGTGCCGTGCCCGCTGATCATGACCACCGGTACGCCGGGCTCGATGTCGTGGATGCGCGGCAGAATCTCCAGCCCGTCGACGCGCGGCATCTTGACGTCCAGGAACACCAGGTCCGGCGCAGCCCCTTCGACCGACGTCAGCGCCTCGCCACCGGTCCCCGCCTCGCGCACCTCGTGACCCTCGTACTCGAGCAGTTGGCGCAGAGCGCGGCGGACCCCGTCCTCGTCGTCGACGATGAGAATTTCGGCCACCGCCCTCAGCTCCTGCCCGTCAGCACCAGCGAGTCGCCGTGTACGTACGCGGATTGCAGCGGTTCGGGCAGGGCCACGGGGATGACGTCGCCGCCCAGCTCCGGGTCGACTCCGGCACCAACCGACCGCAGCAGCCGCCCGACGAGCGCGTCCGGCAGAGGAATGCGGGCCGCGGTGATCTGATCCACCGCCAGGCCCACGCGGCCGTCGCCGGCCGGGATCAGGTGCCCGCGCACCGACACGTCGGCGGTGTCCGGCAGGAACGCCGCCGCGTCACCCAGGTCCACGTACTCGCGCACGAACTCCGTGGCGACCCTGCCTCCGAGCCGGACCCGTCCGTCCGCGACGTCTACCGTGGGGGAGGCCACGAAGCCCGGAAACACGTCCGCGTACTCGTGGTCGATCAGGCTCTGCAGTTCCAGGTCCGAGAGCGCCAGACGTCCCTCGGCCTCGGCGGAAAGAGCCTCGATGCGGGCCATCGTCTGCGCGGCCAGGGCCGGCCCGTCCAGCTCGGGTGCGGCCCCTCCGAAGCGCTGCTCCCACATGCCGCGTACGTCACCGCCGAAGTACAGGTACGCGACCGCACCGGCCACGATCAGGACCGCCAGCGTGAGGATCCTCCTCAGGCATCCGCCCATTTCTCCTCCTTCTGCCCCGACCCGGCCGCGCTCAGGCGCTCGCTTTCGCCGGCGCGGCTTCCCCCAACCGGACGGTGTCGATCGTCTCGTAGACGGCGCCCTCGGACCCCAGCGTGCTACGCAGGAGCACGACCGAGTGCACCGATAGAGCGCCCTGGTACTTCAGCGGCTCGACGAGATCCTCGAGGTCGCGGAAGTCACCGGCGGCCGCCTCGGGCCTGGCTCGACCGAGGGTCAGATGCGGATGGAACGCCCGGGCCTCCCGTTCGTAGCCGAGTCCGGCGAACTCCCACTCCAGGTCGTGCTTGAGGCAGCGCAGCTCCGGTGATGCGTACGCCCCCGCCCAGATGATGCGCGGCTTGCGCAGGCTGGGGAAGGCGCCGAAGCCGCCGAGCGTGACCTGGAACGGCCGCGACTTCGCCGCCACCGTCGCGAGCGAGCTGCGCACCAGGCCCACGCGGTCCTTCGGTACCTCGCCCAGGTACTTGAGCGTCATATGGATGGCCGCGACGTCCACCCAGCGGACGGGTAGCTCGGCGTCGCGTAACGCGGTCGCCGCCTTGTGCAGGCGCCTGCGTTCCTTGGCCGGAACCGCGATGGCTGCGAAAAGTCTCATGGCAAAGCGTCAATTCGGTCCAATGATGTACACATCTGCGTTCAGGTCGTGCGACTCGAGGTCGTCACGTCCCGGTCGCTCGACTCGGTGTCCCCGTCCAGATCCAGCGCGACGTAGCGAAACCCCAGCGCGCGCAGTCGGTGCGCGAGCGCCCCGATCGCGGCCAGCTCGCCCGCGTCCGCAGCGATCGCAAGAACCTCACCGTCAGCGCCCGCGAGGCTCGCGCCGCGCGCCGGCACGCCCTCCGCGCGCAGCAGGCGCAGGGCGTCCGAAACGGCCAGCGGCGTCCCGCCGCTCACGCCACGCGCCCGCGCCGCAGCTCCACCAGCGGCAGTGATTCGTTGAGCGCGCCGCGCCTGTAACCCTCCACGTCCAGCAGCACTCGCGCGAAGCCGGCGCGGCGGAGGGCGCCGGCGATCGCGTGGGCCCGGGCGCCAGCCGTGGCCAGCTCCGCGGGGGCCAGCTCGACGCGCGCGCAGTCGCCGTGGTGGCGCACCCTGACTTCGACGAACCCGAGCGCCCTCAAGCCGTCCTCCGCGCGCTCTACCTGCCCCAGCCGATCGGCGGTCACGCTCACGCCGTAGGCCAGCCGACTCGCGAGGCACGGCGCGGCGGGGGCGTCCCACGTGCTCAGGCCGAGCCGCCGCGACGCCGTCCGCACCCCGGCCTTGTCGATGCCGGCCTGCGCGAGCGGCGAGCGCACGCCGTGCTCGGTCCCCGCGCGGCCGCCCGGCCGGTAGTCCCACAGGTCGTCCGCGTTGGCCCCGTCCACCAACGTCCTGAGCCCCCTGCCGCGAGCGACTTCTCGCAGCGCGGGCCACAGCACGCTCTTGCAGTGGTAGCACCTGTCGCCCTCGTTGCGGACGTAGCGCTCTCGCTCCAGCTCGCGGGTCTCGACCTCCAGGTGCGGGATGCCCTGCTCCGCCGCGAACGTTCGTGCCGCGCGCCGCTGCACCTCGGGCACGGCCGCGCTCAGCCCCGTGACCGCCAGCACCCTGTTGGTCCCCAGGACGTCGACCGCCAGGCGCGCGACGAGCGCGGAGTCCACGCCGCCGGAGAAACCGACGACGACCGATTCGCAGTCCCGAAGGAGGTCTGCGGCCCGGTCGAGGCGGTCGGAAAGCGTCTGGGACATGCCGTGTGGTGGGGGTGCGGCGCCCGGCCCGGTCCGGGTGCGTCGAGAGCCGGCGTCCCTGCCGGCCTGCGGCCGGCGGATCTTATTGGGATAGGGGCCGTTGGACAAGGTCCCGTGGCGGGCGCCTTGTGGCCCTTCCGGCGGGGCGATCGGGACTCGTGGGCGGCCGATCTTGCGGCGTGCCGGTTCCGGGCGCCAGATGGTGCCATGCAGACGTCTGGTGGTGCGGCGGCTTCGGCCGGATTCGTGCAGGCCAATCCCCTACTGGCGTTCGGCCTGCTGGCGGCTGGATCCCTGCTGCTCGCGATGCTTCCCGTCGCCGTAGTGCGGCGCTTCCTGGTGATCCCGCACGCGGCAGACACGCTGCTGGTAATCGAGGCGCGGAGGTGGCTTCGCGTGCTCGTCATGTGGGTGCTGCCGGCGCTCGTGGCGGCGGTATTCTGGATCGCCGTACGGGTGGCCGTGTCGTTGGCGGACGTGGCGTCGCCGGGCGCCCCGGAGTGGGGGCTGGCGCTCGCGTTCGGGCTCGTGATCACGCTGCCGCTGGCGGGCATAGCTTACGCGGTACGCGCGCTCTTCCTGGCCGCGATCCGCGCGACCGAGTACGGGCTGTTCTTGCAGGGCAGCCTGCTACGCTGGGCGGACATCTCCGCCGTGCGCCGGACCCGCTCGGGGGTGGTCCTGGAGACTCCGGCCAGCGCGCTGATCAAGCGCAGGTCACTGCGGGCGCTGGGGTGGGAGCTCAGCGACCAAGCTATCGCCGAACTCGAGCGGCTCCGGGAGCGCGGCGCGGGTTAGTGGGGCGCCGCCTATTGGGGGAGTTCGACCTCGAACCCCAGGATCGTGTTCCACAGATCGTTCATCAGTTGAACCTGAGGAACGTGCCCGATGTTGCCCAGGAAAACGATGAAGTAGTCGTCGTCCAGGAGTCGTGCGATCCCCGCGGAGAAGCCG
This portion of the Gemmatimonadota bacterium genome encodes:
- a CDS encoding sigma-54 dependent transcriptional regulator, which codes for MAEILIVDDEDGVRRALRQLLEYEGHEVREAGTGGEALTSVEGAAPDLVFLDVKMPRVDGLEILPRIHDIEPGVPVVMISGHGTIETAVEATRLGAWDFLEKPLDTDRVLVTLRNALERSGLERENERLRGEVESRHEIVGDSAAIQAVLDRVEKVAPTDARVLISGENGTGKELVARALHRLSPRSDAPFVEVNCAAIPAELIESELFGHMKGSFTGAIADHAGKFEQADGGTLFLDEIGDMSPAAQSKVLRALQEGIITRVGGAAPIQVDVRVVAATNKDLEHEIQEGRFREDLYFRLNVVPIHLPPLRERSGDIAPLVKHFATAAAEQQRLPRRTLTASALDRLAEMPWPGNVRELRNTVERLMILAAGDEIGEGDVQRLGGAGREQAVGAFGLLDAENFADFKARAERAYILARLRDNDWNVSETARSIDMPRSNLYKKIEKYGIVREETA
- the thpR gene encoding RNA 2',3'-cyclic phosphodiesterase, whose product is MRLFAAIAVPAKERRRLHKAATALRDAELPVRWVDVAAIHMTLKYLGEVPKDRVGLVRSSLATVAAKSRPFQVTLGGFGAFPSLRKPRIIWAGAYASPELRCLKHDLEWEFAGLGYEREARAFHPHLTLGRARPEAAAGDFRDLEDLVEPLKYQGALSVHSVVLLRSTLGSEGAVYETIDTVRLGEAAPAKASA
- the larE gene encoding ATP-dependent sacrificial sulfur transferase LarE, which translates into the protein MSQTLSDRLDRAADLLRDCESVVVGFSGGVDSALVARLAVDVLGTNRVLAVTGLSAAVPEVQRRAARTFAAEQGIPHLEVETRELERERYVRNEGDRCYHCKSVLWPALREVARGRGLRTLVDGANADDLWDYRPGGRAGTEHGVRSPLAQAGIDKAGVRTASRRLGLSTWDAPAAPCLASRLAYGVSVTADRLGQVERAEDGLRALGFVEVRVRHHGDCARVELAPAELATAGARAHAIAGALRRAGFARVLLDVEGYRRGALNESLPLVELRRGRVA